TCGCGACCTGCTCCAGCACCACCGACTCCTCACCGTGCTCGTTCGTGGAGCCGCGAATGGTGATCAACAGGACGTCGATCATCTCGTCGATTCGCTCGAGGGCCGTGTCGACCTCGGCGGCGGCACCCTCATTTCGCGGGTCGGACTCCCCGTGGTACACCTTGGCGATCGTCAGTGGGTTCCTGAGTTCGTGTGTGAGCATCTCCGAAAAGCTCTCGAGGCGCTGGTTCTGTCTCGCGAGTTCGCGGCTTCGCTGCTCCGCGAGGAGCGCTCGCGTCCGTGCCTGTGCGTCGTAGACGCCGATTCCGAGGCCGGCGACGCTGGCGAGCGCGGTGAGGATCAGGAAATTCTCGACGAAACTCGTAACTCCTGCCACGGCCGCGACGAAAACCAGGAGCGCGACCATCGCCCCGAGACCGGCGAGACACCATCTCGCGACGCGATCGTAGAGCGACGGGTGAACGCTCGTTCGGGGAAGTCGCCGGCCGGCGTAGAGGAGGCCGATCCCCGATCCGCCACAGAGCGACGTGACGACGAGTATCACTGACGCCTCGGTTCCACCGACAACTCCTGTGAGCGCGTACACCGCGGCTGCCGTGGCAAAGAGACAGCCGAGTCCGGCAATCACGGTATCGCCGCGGAGAGACGAGAGGGCGCGCATTCGGTATACCTCTTCTATGGTGAGCAATCACATATGTAACTAACGGATAGTGTACTCCGTTCGAAAGCGTCTCGACTCACAACGGGTACTCCGTACCCGCGGACCGACGGGAGGCGCCTCGAGTGCAGTCCCGGCCGATCAGGCGAGTTCGATGAGAACGTGCCACTCCTCGTCGGCTCTCCGCTCTGGCTGGTAGGTGAACCCACGGGTTTCGAGGACCTCGTACAGCGGTTTGGGCTCGAACCCGGCGATCAGGCGCAGTCGCTCGTCGGCCTCGAGGCCGTCGAGTGCGGCCATGATCTCGCCAAACGGCGGCCCCTCGATTTCGCGGACGTCGAGTCGGTGTTCGGAGTGAGTCATCGGCATATCTACGGCTTGGGGCGCCGACACCCTGACCGTTGGCGGGAACGTGTTCGGTCGACGAGCATACCACTTCCGGTGGTTCTCACCCGAACGGATTCGGCTATAGT
The sequence above is drawn from the Natrononativus amylolyticus genome and encodes:
- a CDS encoding DUF2249 domain-containing protein, whose protein sequence is MPMTHSEHRLDVREIEGPPFGEIMAALDGLEADERLRLIAGFEPKPLYEVLETRGFTYQPERRADEEWHVLIELA
- a CDS encoding HAMP domain-containing sensor histidine kinase; this translates as MILVVTSLCGGSGIGLLYAGRRLPRTSVHPSLYDRVARWCLAGLGAMVALLVFVAAVAGVTSFVENFLILTALASVAGLGIGVYDAQARTRALLAEQRSRELARQNQRLESFSEMLTHELRNPLTIAKVYHGESDPRNEGAAAEVDTALERIDEMIDVLLITIRGSTNEHGEESVVLEQVATEAWDDLSRASDSASLIVDADRAVRADSVHVYHLLRNLFENSVEHGPDGVTVRLGDLEDGFYVADDGPGLPEKNRAVVTEGGFTTKPDGIGLGLTFVEHLATGYGWEMTLTTGNDGGTRVEFTAVESADGSARARTEEHTVTTVYTGI